The DNA window AAACTCCCTGGGCCAGACGACCGACGCACGCTGTCCCGGCCCGGCGGAAGTCCCCGTCTACTGCGATTATCGGCTGCCGGCTAAAGTGTCACAAGCGGGCAACGGATCGCTGCGGTCGATGCCAGCCCGGCGTCGCCACAACATTCGACTCGAATGCTTGAAAGCGCCGCGCCAATGGCGATCGTCGATCAGGCTAGCAATGGTCGCAGCACGCGGCCGTGGACGTCGGTCAGGCGGAAGTCGCGGCCCTGGTGGCGCCAGGTCAAACGGGTGTGGTCGATCCCCATCAGATGCAGGATCGTGGCGTGCAGATCGTGCACGTCGACCGGGTCTTGCGCGATCTCCTGGCCGATCTCGTCCGAGGCTCCGTACACGAAGCCGCGTTTGACGCCGCCGCCCGCCAGCCAGACGGAGAAACATTTGCCGTGGTGGCCGCGTCCGTTCTTCCCTTCCTTGGCCGGGGTCCGGCCGAATTCAGTCGCCCAGACGATCAGCGTTTCGTCGAACATGCCGCGGTCCTTAAGATCGCGGATCAGGGCGGCCAGCGGCTGGTCAGATGCTTTGGCCAGGGGTCGATGCTCTTCGATATTGCCGTGCGAATCCCAGTTGGGCCGCGAGCCGCTGTCGACCAGTTCGATAAACCGCACGCCCCTTTCGGCCAGGCGACGGGCCGCCAGGCATTGCCAGGCAAAGCTCTTGGTTTCGCCCCGCTTGAGGCCGTACCGTTCCAGGGTGCGGTCGTCTTCCTGCTGCAGGTCGAACGCTTCCGGCCCGGAGGTTTGCATCTGGAACGCCGTTTCGAACGACTTGATCCGCGCGGCCAGGTGCGAATCGTCCCCGCGGGACTGCAGATGCCCGCGGTTCAGCGCGGCGGCCAGGCCCAACTCCATCTCCTGGATCTTCGACGACGGCGTCCGCGGCGCCAGGTTCTCGATCGGCTGCTCGCCCGGAATGACGCGCGTTCCCTGGTGGTAGGCCGGCAGGAAATCGCTGGCGTAAACCTGCGTGCCGCCGTACGGCAGATGTGGAGCAATCACCATGAACGAAGGCAGGTTCTGGTTGACCGTTCCCAGGCCATAGCTCAGCCAGGAACCGATGCTGGGCCGGGCGAACGTCGGCGAGCCCGTATGCATGCCGACGGCCGCCTCGGTATGGTCAAAGTGGGCCGACTTCATGGAGCGGATCAGGCAGATGTCGTCCATCGCTTCCCGCAGGTGCGGGAACAGATCGCTGACCTCGGTCCCGCAGCGCTTGTTCGCGCTGTAAGGAAACACGCTGCCCATCAGTTTATCTTTGCCGCTGCCGTCCCGTCCTTTGGCGGACGACTTGGGATCGAAGGTGTCAATGTGTGACACGCCGCCGGTGGCGAACACCATGATCACCCGCTTCGCCCTGGCCGGAAAGTGCGGCTGCTTCGCCGCCAGTGGACCGTCGGCCGACCGCTCGCCCGCCGCAGGCTCCGCCGCCAGCAGCTCCGACAAAATGCCAGGCAACAGGATCGAACCGCCCGCCAAAGAGCGGATCAGCGAACGACGAGACATTTCAGGACGACGCATCAGGCGAATTCCCATCGAAGGGGCGAAAGGGTTGACGGCAGGTTAGTGAATCAAGCAGGTTGGGCGCTTCTGCCCGACCAGTTCGACGGCAGCAGCTTTACAAAGTACGGGGATTGCCGTGCGCCGCTCTTTTGCCTGCGGCGCCAACTCCGCTGCGATCCGGCAATCGTGAACGGGCAGGAGCGCCCATTCTACAGGAAACAGGTCGCGTACTGTCGCGAAGCGAAAGTCGTCTTCCTGCTTCGTTAATCGATATAAACAAACTCATTCACGCGGAACAAAACTCGGGCCAGGCCGGCCCAGGCGGCCTGGTCGCTTCCGGCGTTCGGCGTGTTCTGTTGTTCGGAAAAACGGGCCAGCCAGGTCGCGGCGAAGGACGTTTCTTCCGGCGTCGGCGGCCGGCCTAGCGTCCGGGCGAACGCGATCTCTATCCGGGCGGCCGGGTCGCTTTCTTCGGCCAGCAATCGGGCGGCGAATTTCTCCGCCTGGTCATGCACGAAGGGATGGTTCAGCAGGTACAGCGACTGCACCGTGGTGACGGAGCTGTCCCGGGCGGCCGTGCTGGCGTTCCGGTCGGGCCCGTCGAACGCCGTGAAGAACGGCCGGGCGTTGAGCCGCGCCGTCATTAAATAAACGGAGCGGCAGTTCGATTCGTAGCTGTCGCGGAACGGGTGATGTTGCGTGTACTGCCACTTGTCCTGCGGCGGAAACGGGTGCGGCGCCTGCGGCTGTTGTTCGTCTAACTGGCCGCTGAGCAGCAGCAGCGTGTCGCGCACCTCTTCCGCATCAAGTCGCCGCCGGGAGAACCGCGAGAGCCACGTGTTGTCGGGATCGAGCGCCCGCGGTCCCTCAGTAATCGTATCTGGTTTCGCCTCGGCGGACGTCGCATCGCCAGGCGCCTGGGACTGCAGCTGGTACGTGCGGGAGAGCAGGATGCGGCGATGCAGCTGCTTGATCGACCAGCCGTCTTCCTGGAGCCGGGACGCCAGCCAGTCCAGCAGTTCCGGGTGCGACGGCGGTTGCCCCCGCAAGCCGAAGTCGCTGGGCGTTTTCACCAGACCGTTGCCAAAATGATGTTGCCAGATCCGGTTCGCCATGACCCGCGCGGTCAGCGGATTCTGCGGATCCGTGATCCAGTCGGCCAACTGCCTGCGGCCGCTCTGCCTGGCTTCTTCCGCCGCGAGCGTCTGGCCGCCGAGCACTTCCAGGAAGCGGCGGGGCGCCACATCGCCGGGCGATTTCGGTTCGCCACGGAGGTGTATTTTGGCGTCGGCCGGTTTCCCTTCTGCGACTGCGTAGGCTAACTGCGAACCGGGCTTTCCGCTCTCCCACAGCGGGACAAAATCCCGCGGTTTTTTGTCCAGTTCAATCCCAGGGAACGGATACCGCGTGCTGGAAAACACGCCGTACAGCGCGTAGTAGTCGTCCTGCGAGATCGGATCAAATTTGTGGTCATGGCACCGCGCGCAGCTGATCGTGAGGCCCAGCATGGTGCGGCCCAGGTTGTCGATCGTGTCTTCGATCGTCAGATGCTGAGGGTAGTATTTGAACAGCGAACCGAACCGCCGGGAGCTGGCGATGTACCCGGTGGCGATCGTCTGCTCGTTCCGCTGCGCGTCGTTTTCGGCGGGCAGCAGGTCGCCGGCCAGCTGCTCGCGCAGGAACTGATCGTACGGCTTGTCGGCGTTGAAAGCGTTGATGATATAGTTGCGATACAGGTACGCCTGGGGAATCGGATAGTCCGAGTTATCGCCGGCTGTGTCGGCGTAACGGACGAGATCCATCCAGTGGCGTCCCCAGCGTTCGCCATAGCGGGGCGACTCCAGCAAACG is part of the Lignipirellula cremea genome and encodes:
- a CDS encoding DUF1501 domain-containing protein, translated to MRRPEMSRRSLIRSLAGGSILLPGILSELLAAEPAAGERSADGPLAAKQPHFPARAKRVIMVFATGGVSHIDTFDPKSSAKGRDGSGKDKLMGSVFPYSANKRCGTEVSDLFPHLREAMDDICLIRSMKSAHFDHTEAAVGMHTGSPTFARPSIGSWLSYGLGTVNQNLPSFMVIAPHLPYGGTQVYASDFLPAYHQGTRVIPGEQPIENLAPRTPSSKIQEMELGLAAALNRGHLQSRGDDSHLAARIKSFETAFQMQTSGPEAFDLQQEDDRTLERYGLKRGETKSFAWQCLAARRLAERGVRFIELVDSGSRPNWDSHGNIEEHRPLAKASDQPLAALIRDLKDRGMFDETLIVWATEFGRTPAKEGKNGRGHHGKCFSVWLAGGGVKRGFVYGASDEIGQEIAQDPVDVHDLHATILHLMGIDHTRLTWRHQGRDFRLTDVHGRVLRPLLA
- a CDS encoding DUF1553 domain-containing protein — its product is MASSFCCRPADASRSAWGNLALFCLLLAVLASPFPLRAEEPAGFLRGINLNGPPVTIDGHEWEGRDSKNYVCRDKAFESQGVNLTPATDVSRATMIRSSRWGGNRLELTNLPAGSCSLFLYVWEDNREETFAIAVNGQTVDPAYRSGEAGHWEKLGPWPANVIDGRIVITSKGGAANFSGVEIWTGPPAAVQVVSSAAAFRPEELAFFENRIRPLLIKHCYECHSADSDELQGDLLVDSRPTLLRGGLTGPAIVPGDLEHSLLIEAVRYQNDAMQMPPDAKLSAAEIADLEQWVKSGAADPRNDATRFERKRFDLAEARQFWSLRPIADPTPPAVQQADWPFSPIDQFVLAALEAKGWRPEADADKRTLLRRATFDLTGLPPSPEEIAAFLADDSPGAFERVVERLLESPRYGERWGRHWMDLVRYADTAGDNSDYPIPQAYLYRNYIINAFNADKPYDQFLREQLAGDLLPAENDAQRNEQTIATGYIASSRRFGSLFKYYPQHLTIEDTIDNLGRTMLGLTISCARCHDHKFDPISQDDYYALYGVFSSTRYPFPGIELDKKPRDFVPLWESGKPGSQLAYAVAEGKPADAKIHLRGEPKSPGDVAPRRFLEVLGGQTLAAEEARQSGRRQLADWITDPQNPLTARVMANRIWQHHFGNGLVKTPSDFGLRGQPPSHPELLDWLASRLQEDGWSIKQLHRRILLSRTYQLQSQAPGDATSAEAKPDTITEGPRALDPDNTWLSRFSRRRLDAEEVRDTLLLLSGQLDEQQPQAPHPFPPQDKWQYTQHHPFRDSYESNCRSVYLMTARLNARPFFTAFDGPDRNASTAARDSSVTTVQSLYLLNHPFVHDQAEKFAARLLAEESDPAARIEIAFARTLGRPPTPEETSFAATWLARFSEQQNTPNAGSDQAAWAGLARVLFRVNEFVYID